In the Bifidobacterium catenulatum PV20-2 genome, one interval contains:
- the glmU gene encoding bifunctional UDP-N-acetylglucosamine diphosphorylase/glucosamine-1-phosphate N-acetyltransferase GlmU, translating into MALSAAIILAAGEGTRMRSNKPKVLHTLAGKTFLNRVMDSVAALDPETLAVVVHYQAERVAEAARSYNEHVTIVNQDDIPGTGRAVQCAMTQLKEQGGLDGSVLIAASDMPLLDADTLNQLLAFHEQSGNGATVLTTILDDPTGYGRIIRDSEGNVLRIVEQKDANSSELAVHEVNTSVYVFDAKLLAEAIANLKSNNAQGEFYLTDALETAKANGAVGAFAAPDPLSVEGVNDRVQLAALAKAHNKRVCERWMREGVTILDPETTWIEDDVRIERDAVILPGCFLEGNTVIGEGAQVGPYTTLISAVIDADAHVERSRVQESHIGRAANIGPWTYLRPGNDLGEESKAGAFVEMKKAHIGNGTKVPHLSYVGDADLGEHTNIGGGTITANYDGVHKHHTTIGSNVHVGAGNLFVAPVEVGNGVTTGAGSVVRHDVPDDSMVYSENTQHVVEGWKPEWER; encoded by the coding sequence ATGGCATTAAGCGCCGCGATTATTCTTGCGGCGGGTGAGGGTACCCGCATGCGTTCCAACAAGCCGAAAGTGCTGCACACTTTGGCTGGAAAGACGTTTTTGAACCGTGTGATGGATTCCGTGGCAGCGCTCGACCCTGAAACGTTGGCCGTGGTCGTGCACTACCAGGCGGAACGAGTCGCCGAAGCGGCCCGCTCCTACAATGAGCATGTCACCATTGTCAACCAGGATGACATTCCCGGCACCGGACGAGCCGTGCAGTGCGCCATGACGCAGTTGAAGGAGCAAGGCGGTCTTGACGGCTCGGTACTGATCGCAGCTTCGGATATGCCGTTGCTCGACGCCGACACGTTGAACCAGCTGCTTGCCTTCCATGAGCAGAGCGGCAATGGTGCCACTGTGCTCACCACCATTCTTGACGATCCTACTGGCTATGGCCGCATCATCCGCGACAGCGAAGGCAACGTGCTGCGCATTGTGGAACAGAAGGACGCCAACAGTAGCGAACTGGCCGTGCATGAAGTGAACACGTCCGTCTACGTGTTCGACGCCAAACTGCTGGCTGAAGCGATCGCCAACCTCAAATCCAACAATGCTCAGGGCGAGTTCTACCTGACCGACGCACTCGAAACCGCCAAAGCCAACGGTGCCGTCGGTGCGTTCGCCGCCCCCGACCCGTTGAGCGTCGAAGGTGTCAATGACCGCGTGCAGCTTGCGGCGCTTGCCAAAGCCCACAACAAGCGTGTCTGCGAGCGTTGGATGCGTGAAGGCGTGACTATTCTCGACCCTGAAACCACGTGGATCGAAGATGACGTGCGTATCGAACGTGATGCCGTGATCCTTCCCGGATGCTTCCTCGAAGGCAATACGGTGATTGGCGAGGGCGCGCAGGTCGGTCCATACACGACGCTTATTAGTGCGGTCATCGATGCCGATGCCCATGTGGAGCGTTCCCGCGTGCAGGAGAGCCACATTGGCCGCGCCGCCAACATCGGCCCGTGGACGTACTTGCGCCCGGGCAACGATCTTGGTGAAGAATCCAAGGCCGGTGCCTTCGTGGAAATGAAGAAGGCACACATCGGCAACGGCACCAAGGTGCCGCATCTGAGCTATGTGGGCGACGCCGACTTGGGCGAGCATACCAACATCGGCGGCGGTACCATCACTGCCAACTATGATGGCGTGCATAAGCACCACACCACCATCGGATCGAACGTGCACGTCGGTGCCGGCAACCTGTTCGTGGCTCCTGTCGAAGTCGGCAACGGCGTCACTACCGGCGCTGGTTCCGTGGTCCGCCACGATGTTCCGGACGATTCCATGGTTTATTCCGAAAATACACAACATGTAGTAGAGGGCTGGAAGCCCGAATGGGAGCGCTGA
- the rsfS gene encoding ribosome silencing factor, translating into MPAVQDSIDAIRIAAAAADRMKATDLIAFDVTEPLAITDAMLVATASNERQVLAVAEEIEKDLYLKSGKRQPRSREGLTEGQWVLLDYGDFVIHVMHQESRDFYRLERLWKDCPSIDLQLEHPETSDEETTETAE; encoded by the coding sequence ATGCCGGCAGTACAAGATTCCATCGACGCCATCCGCATCGCCGCAGCCGCGGCTGACCGTATGAAGGCCACGGACCTTATAGCCTTCGACGTCACCGAACCATTGGCCATTACCGACGCGATGCTCGTCGCCACCGCTTCGAACGAACGTCAGGTGTTGGCCGTCGCCGAAGAAATCGAAAAGGACCTGTATCTCAAAAGCGGTAAGCGCCAGCCGCGTTCCCGCGAAGGCCTGACCGAAGGCCAGTGGGTGCTGCTCGACTACGGTGATTTCGTGATTCACGTCATGCATCAGGAATCTCGTGACTTCTACCGTCTCGAACGCCTGTGGAAGGATTGCCCAAGCATCGATCTGCAGCTCGAACATCCTGAAACCTCCGACGAAGAGACCACGGAAACCGCGGAATAA
- a CDS encoding histidine phosphatase family protein yields the protein MPRNVELEHNSAVPEHVHAITLVRHGRTAYNAQHRLQGQIDIPLDEVGQWQVRQTAVALRELYVDRRPDIPNRLVVCSDLGRASATAHAFADPLGLEVHPDARVRERSFGDWEGIPVEELAQRYPEDYRSWAEFRGGELKYGAEPKEEVGRRGVEALNDWAFRAGSDTDLYVFSHGAWISQTLQTLLGMADVHSDFADILSMRNAHWVRLIPLEIGSTLRWRLMDYNHGPAIADSEEWEHPNL from the coding sequence ATGCCTCGAAACGTTGAACTTGAGCATAACAGCGCAGTACCGGAACATGTGCACGCCATCACGCTGGTGCGTCACGGGCGCACTGCCTACAATGCGCAACATCGTCTGCAAGGCCAGATCGACATTCCCCTCGACGAAGTAGGCCAGTGGCAGGTTCGTCAAACAGCGGTCGCATTGCGTGAACTGTATGTTGACCGTCGCCCCGATATTCCGAACCGGCTGGTCGTATGCTCTGATCTGGGGCGTGCCTCTGCCACGGCGCATGCGTTTGCCGATCCGCTCGGGCTGGAGGTGCATCCGGACGCCCGCGTGCGCGAACGCAGCTTCGGAGACTGGGAAGGCATTCCCGTCGAGGAGCTTGCGCAGCGGTATCCGGAAGACTATCGCTCCTGGGCCGAGTTCCGCGGCGGTGAACTTAAATACGGTGCGGAACCCAAGGAAGAGGTGGGGCGTCGTGGCGTTGAAGCGTTGAACGATTGGGCGTTCCGTGCCGGATCCGACACGGATCTGTACGTGTTCTCGCATGGTGCATGGATTTCCCAAACGTTGCAGACGCTGCTGGGAATGGCGGATGTGCATAGCGATTTCGCCGACATTTTGTCGATGCGCAACGCTCACTGGGTACGGCTCATTCCATTGGAGATCGGTTCCACATTGCGTTGGCGTTTGATGGACTACAACCATGGTCCCGCCATTGCCGATTCCGAGGAATGGGAACATCCCAACCTGTAG
- a CDS encoding Fic family protein, whose amino-acid sequence MSMEYRTLARLFHADRSTDSYANHDRLVRQRLEADSTFTTGIGTPLGELFIATPRCVCMLTQKVLLAERRVSAMWRSIPGVMRWNYIYHAISEELLATNEMEGVRSTRKETEAAVAAARQARTEGDMEKARFGEFAKLYLNLTNRDVELPKTLEDIRDIYDKIALDEIDDKDRPDGELFRKGDVEVQGPHGTVIHSGVSSEARISALLAQMMDLARSDTIPFLQRAIASHFLFEYIHPFYDGNGRTGRYLLALYLSHDLTLPTVLSLSRTIAENKNEYYKAFTEAEGKLNSGELTFFVYTILGLIERAQESLIEELGIKIDQLDKATVLRDELRREHALSTNATLLLYAVMQEELFDTTKSMMLEDAGGDLMLTKQTIRKYVDELAGASLIEFTGRRPLRFRASEALRTRIQAKREWGME is encoded by the coding sequence ATGAGCATGGAATACAGGACTTTGGCGCGGCTGTTCCACGCCGACAGGAGTACGGACTCCTACGCCAACCACGACCGGCTCGTCAGACAACGCCTCGAAGCGGACTCCACATTCACAACCGGAATCGGCACACCCTTGGGCGAACTGTTCATCGCCACGCCGCGCTGCGTGTGCATGCTCACACAGAAGGTGCTCCTCGCCGAACGCCGGGTATCGGCCATGTGGCGGAGTATCCCAGGAGTCATGCGGTGGAACTACATCTACCACGCCATATCCGAGGAATTGCTCGCCACCAACGAGATGGAGGGGGTCAGGTCGACGCGGAAGGAGACGGAAGCCGCCGTGGCCGCAGCCCGGCAGGCCAGGACCGAGGGCGACATGGAGAAGGCCAGGTTCGGCGAGTTCGCGAAACTGTATCTCAACCTCACCAATCGCGACGTTGAACTGCCCAAGACTCTCGAAGACATCAGGGACATCTACGATAAGATAGCCCTCGACGAGATCGACGACAAGGACAGGCCCGACGGGGAGCTGTTCAGGAAAGGTGATGTCGAGGTCCAAGGACCGCACGGCACCGTCATCCACAGCGGCGTCAGCAGCGAGGCGCGGATATCAGCGCTGCTCGCACAGATGATGGACCTCGCCCGGTCGGATACCATACCATTCTTGCAGCGGGCGATAGCCAGCCACTTCCTGTTCGAATACATCCACCCGTTCTACGACGGCAACGGCAGGACAGGCAGGTATCTGCTCGCGCTCTATCTCAGCCACGACCTCACTCTGCCCACCGTGCTGTCCCTCTCCAGGACGATCGCGGAGAACAAGAACGAATACTACAAGGCGTTCACTGAGGCCGAGGGCAAACTCAACAGCGGGGAACTCACGTTCTTCGTATACACCATCCTCGGACTCATCGAACGGGCGCAGGAATCCCTGATTGAGGAGCTCGGCATCAAAATCGACCAGCTCGACAAGGCGACCGTCCTGCGTGATGAGCTACGGAGGGAACATGCGCTGTCCACGAACGCGACCCTGCTTCTCTACGCAGTCATGCAGGAGGAGCTGTTCGACACCACCAAGTCCATGATGCTCGAAGATGCAGGCGGCGACCTTATGCTGACGAAACAGACGATCCGCAAATACGTGGACGAGCTGGCGGGCGCGAGCCTCATCGAGTTCACAGGAAGACGCCCTCTCAGATTCAGGGCCTCCGAAGCGCTGCGCACGCGCATACAAGCAAAGCGAGAATGGGGGATGGAATGA
- a CDS encoding pyridoxamine 5'-phosphate oxidase family protein: MADLTDEMKEFLNSNLAWVATISKEGQVDLGPKMSMFIIDSNHIGYHERTAGQTYRNLLDGSDLVVAVANLEQKKGYRFRGNVVLHSDDAIYDEQVKVAEERGTKKPVTIPVLEITEIQDLTPGATAGKTIVKD, encoded by the coding sequence ATGGCAGATCTCACCGATGAGATGAAGGAATTTCTCAACAGCAACCTCGCATGGGTGGCCACCATCAGCAAAGAAGGCCAGGTTGATCTCGGACCGAAAATGAGCATGTTTATCATCGACAGCAACCATATCGGCTACCACGAGCGCACCGCGGGCCAAACATACCGTAACCTGCTTGACGGCAGCGATCTGGTCGTCGCGGTCGCCAATCTTGAACAGAAGAAAGGCTACCGCTTCCGTGGCAACGTCGTGCTTCATTCCGACGATGCGATCTATGACGAGCAGGTCAAGGTCGCTGAGGAACGCGGTACGAAAAAGCCGGTGACCATTCCGGTTCTGGAGATCACGGAAATTCAGGATCTCACCCCGGGCGCTACGGCAGGCAAAACCATCGTCAAGGACTGA
- a CDS encoding isopeptide-forming domain-containing fimbrial protein produces the protein MTQRIIRRRCAAFLAIGAMLALAMPSTAQAAPQLADLDVKQSMSVKASSGESLEGKDLRAIQLATYTAASVDGNTIVGYDLTTNTALASDITAAAKTAGATDANLTVNGKNDPMVWVVKNLTDSRSDPWSGKLRNFCNSLAKQTNFAKQEGTAVSTLSQDKTTMSTGNVLVPGIYAIVDRTPATTTPSSGTAVKTTASIMMMNGTAVNGISQLRTANGTTLTLGQVIYKVSSVETPDKKVNVGSTWKDSASEAIGKNLTYRVTQKIPNWTGYDHYYLALNDKLGAGLDYGSLTSITVGGKTLASTFYKENVNGKTVSWLFGVNGDILASDASKAALPVGATITVTYTARLNGNAVIGSPCNVNSIDLEYSHNPNAWQDHNNQPGNEVKVCTGEIALRKVDAKNQKLTGAKFTIAQGTNDKTPLKLVSLGDGSYRLATNGDTTTTTTFEAGETKIQGLKGTYTITETQAPQDYSSLMLPSAVVTVNVDDATMTWSIDVKSDPNNLIKKDDSHTVAVTNIRTITEIPLTGAAGLTMLFSIAALLFIGGIVMLRMCKSADDR, from the coding sequence ATGACACAACGCATCATACGCCGCCGATGTGCAGCATTCCTCGCCATTGGCGCGATGTTGGCTCTCGCTATGCCGAGCACGGCCCAAGCTGCTCCACAATTGGCCGATCTGGACGTCAAACAGTCCATGAGCGTGAAAGCAAGCAGCGGGGAAAGCCTTGAAGGCAAGGACCTCCGCGCCATCCAACTCGCCACATACACTGCGGCAAGCGTGGACGGCAACACGATCGTCGGCTATGATCTGACCACGAACACGGCATTGGCGTCAGATATCACCGCGGCGGCCAAAACAGCCGGAGCCACCGACGCGAATCTCACCGTCAACGGCAAAAACGATCCGATGGTGTGGGTGGTGAAAAATCTGACCGACTCACGCAGCGATCCGTGGAGCGGAAAGCTACGCAACTTCTGCAATAGTCTCGCCAAACAAACCAACTTCGCCAAACAGGAGGGAACGGCGGTCTCCACGCTCAGCCAAGACAAAACCACCATGTCGACCGGCAACGTGCTCGTGCCGGGAATCTACGCCATCGTGGACCGTACACCGGCAACAACCACGCCAAGCAGTGGAACCGCCGTCAAAACAACCGCGTCCATCATGATGATGAACGGCACCGCGGTCAACGGCATCAGCCAACTGCGCACGGCCAATGGCACGACCTTGACGCTCGGACAGGTGATCTACAAGGTATCCAGCGTGGAAACACCCGATAAAAAAGTCAATGTCGGCAGCACGTGGAAAGACAGCGCATCCGAAGCGATAGGCAAGAACCTGACCTACCGCGTGACGCAGAAAATACCCAACTGGACAGGCTACGACCACTACTATCTCGCGTTGAACGACAAGCTCGGCGCAGGCCTCGACTATGGTTCGCTCACTTCAATCACCGTCGGCGGCAAAACATTGGCAAGCACGTTCTACAAGGAAAACGTCAACGGCAAAACCGTCAGCTGGCTGTTCGGCGTCAACGGAGACATCCTCGCCTCGGACGCATCAAAGGCAGCCCTACCGGTCGGCGCGACGATCACCGTCACCTACACGGCCCGCCTCAACGGCAACGCGGTCATCGGAAGCCCCTGCAACGTCAACTCCATCGACCTGGAATACTCCCACAACCCCAACGCATGGCAGGACCACAACAACCAGCCCGGCAACGAGGTCAAAGTCTGCACCGGTGAAATCGCATTGCGCAAGGTCGACGCCAAAAACCAAAAGCTCACCGGCGCGAAATTCACCATCGCCCAGGGCACCAACGACAAAACACCTTTGAAACTCGTGTCACTCGGCGACGGCAGCTACCGCCTCGCCACCAATGGCGACACCACAACCACCACCACGTTCGAAGCCGGAGAAACCAAAATCCAAGGACTCAAAGGCACATACACCATCACCGAAACACAAGCGCCCCAAGACTACTCGTCGCTCATGCTGCCCAGCGCAGTCGTCACCGTCAACGTTGATGACGCCACCATGACGTGGAGCATCGACGTCAAATCCGATCCCAACAACCTCATCAAAAAAGATGACAGCCACACCGTGGCCGTCACCAACATCCGCACTATCACCGAAATACCGTTGACCGGCGCCGCAGGATTGACCATGCTTTTCAGCATCGCAGCGCTCCTCTTCATAGGAGGCATCGTAATGCTGCGCATGTGCAAATCAGCCGACGACCGCTAA
- a CDS encoding class C sortase, whose product MLTATALIISIPLIMRTEDNIQQAANVKAYAATVTNTTDTAIQESKRQAKLYNARLASRTDNQTDNQTKHEAPTQNPIEYNQQLVIPPSDIMATINYPKLGINLPIRHGTSEQTLAIGAGHWAGTSLPIGGVGTHTVITAHRGLADKLMFTKLDQAREGDEFTITTLGETLTYQVQTIRTITPDDFTWINKRDNTADRATLMTCTPYGINTHRLLVTGTRIPNHDECLPETGCLTDGTLAITAFALTTVWAIIIALARHSYNEMHDRRSIVPTPRTHRLQPRKTATRPNRHSPRHRRQVAGRPKRL is encoded by the coding sequence ATGCTCACCGCAACGGCACTCATCATCAGCATCCCCCTGATCATGCGCACCGAAGACAACATCCAACAAGCAGCCAACGTCAAAGCGTACGCAGCCACCGTCACCAACACCACAGACACGGCAATCCAAGAAAGCAAACGGCAGGCGAAACTCTACAACGCACGCCTCGCCAGCCGAACCGACAATCAAACCGACAACCAGACAAAACATGAAGCCCCAACACAAAACCCCATCGAATACAACCAACAACTCGTCATCCCGCCCAGCGACATCATGGCAACCATCAACTACCCAAAACTCGGCATCAACCTACCCATACGCCACGGAACAAGCGAACAAACGCTCGCCATCGGCGCCGGACACTGGGCGGGAACATCACTGCCGATCGGGGGAGTAGGAACCCACACCGTCATCACCGCACATCGAGGACTCGCCGACAAACTCATGTTCACCAAACTCGACCAAGCCCGCGAAGGCGATGAATTCACCATCACCACCCTCGGTGAAACCCTCACCTACCAAGTGCAAACCATCCGCACCATCACCCCAGACGATTTCACTTGGATAAACAAGCGCGACAACACCGCCGATCGGGCCACGCTCATGACCTGCACCCCATACGGCATCAACACACACCGACTCCTCGTCACAGGAACACGCATCCCAAACCACGACGAATGCCTGCCCGAAACAGGCTGCCTCACCGACGGAACACTCGCCATCACAGCGTTCGCGCTCACCACCGTATGGGCAATCATCATCGCGCTCGCACGCCACAGTTACAATGAGATGCATGATCGACGAAGTATTGTTCCTACGCCACGGACGCACCGCCTACAACCTCGCAAGACGGCTACAAGGCCAAATCGACATTCCCCTCGACATCGTCGGCAGGTGGCAGGCCGACCAAAGCGCTTATGA
- a CDS encoding histidine phosphatase family protein — MFLRHGRTAYNLARRLQGQIDIPLDIVGRWQADQSAYELAKTYYWAKVAHLAGHNDELAQPAYEGAYLADLNEINEAPAARRRMVVVSSDLFRAQQTAHAIADLLGLDVALDPRLRERSFGEWEGMTREEILEQYADDYHSWRAHTGGETKHGVESRRHTGQRGVQAIRSIIAEHVGDTTPTTLLVVGHGSWIVATVAVLLDMDPDDLNNLGAMRNAFWTRMSVDASRGPAEPDTWQWKLDTFNQGPAIAALTDWENGPKELRGPNMPLWKPIRQ; from the coding sequence TTGTTCCTACGCCACGGACGCACCGCCTACAACCTCGCAAGACGGCTACAAGGCCAAATCGACATTCCCCTCGACATCGTCGGCAGGTGGCAGGCCGACCAAAGCGCTTATGAACTCGCCAAAACATACTATTGGGCGAAGGTCGCGCACCTCGCCGGCCATAATGACGAACTCGCCCAACCCGCATACGAGGGCGCGTATCTCGCTGATCTCAACGAAATCAACGAGGCGCCGGCCGCAAGACGACGCATGGTCGTCGTGTCGTCAGACCTTTTCCGCGCCCAACAGACCGCTCACGCCATCGCCGACCTTCTCGGACTTGACGTAGCCCTCGACCCACGCCTGCGCGAACGCAGCTTCGGCGAATGGGAGGGCATGACCCGTGAGGAGATTCTCGAACAGTACGCCGACGACTACCATTCATGGCGTGCCCACACCGGAGGCGAAACCAAGCATGGCGTCGAAAGCCGTCGGCATACCGGCCAGCGTGGCGTCCAAGCCATCCGAAGCATCATCGCCGAACATGTCGGCGATACCACGCCAACCACGCTGCTCGTCGTCGGCCACGGATCATGGATCGTGGCTACCGTCGCCGTGTTGCTCGACATGGATCCGGATGATCTCAACAATCTCGGCGCCATGCGCAACGCCTTCTGGACGCGGATGAGCGTCGATGCAAGCCGTGGCCCCGCCGAACCCGACACATGGCAGTGGAAGCTCGACACCTTCAACCAAGGTCCGGCCATCGCCGCGCTTACGGACTGGGAAAACGGGCCGAAGGAATTGCGCGGCCCGAACATGCCGTTATGGAAGCCCATCAGGCAGTGA
- a CDS encoding magnesium transporter CorA family protein: MLRMFRTINGQVEQIQKPENGSWLCLSDPTDVELANVSMETGVDLADLRAPLDDEERSRVDVEDDYTMIIVDIPTVEERGGRDWYETIPLSIIITQSSIITVCMQDTPVLHPFMEGTIRGFNTYMKTRFILQILYRNATMYLRYLRIIDRESDKLELKLRHSMQNREILMLLELSKTLVYFTTSLKSNEIVMEKLTTLPRIKQYPEDEDLLDDVITENKQAIEMANIYSGVLANMTDAFASIVSNNLNNVMRIFTIISITLSIPTLIFSMYGMNFQEGMLGMPLTDKPWGFAVIIGISLVVSAIVTWFLTRSRMFK, encoded by the coding sequence ATGTTGAGAATGTTCAGAACGATTAACGGTCAGGTGGAGCAGATTCAAAAACCCGAAAACGGATCCTGGTTATGCCTTTCGGATCCGACCGATGTGGAGCTCGCCAACGTTTCCATGGAAACCGGCGTCGATCTCGCCGACTTGCGCGCCCCGCTTGATGACGAGGAACGGTCCCGTGTGGACGTGGAAGACGATTACACGATGATCATCGTCGACATTCCAACCGTCGAGGAGCGTGGCGGGCGAGACTGGTACGAGACCATCCCGTTGTCGATCATCATCACGCAGTCGTCCATCATCACCGTCTGCATGCAGGACACTCCGGTGCTGCACCCGTTCATGGAAGGCACGATCCGCGGTTTCAACACGTATATGAAAACGCGTTTCATCCTGCAGATCCTGTACCGCAACGCCACCATGTATCTGCGGTATTTGCGCATCATTGACCGTGAAAGCGACAAGCTCGAACTCAAACTGCGCCATTCCATGCAGAATCGTGAGATTCTCATGCTGCTCGAATTGAGTAAGACGTTGGTCTACTTCACCACGTCGCTCAAGTCGAACGAAATCGTGATGGAAAAGCTGACCACGCTGCCGCGCATCAAGCAGTATCCGGAAGACGAGGATCTGCTCGACGACGTCATCACCGAAAACAAGCAGGCTATCGAGATGGCCAACATCTACAGCGGCGTTCTTGCCAACATGACCGACGCGTTCGCGTCGATCGTGTCGAACAATCTGAACAACGTGATGCGCATCTTCACGATCATCTCCATCACGCTGTCGATTCCGACATTGATCTTCTCGATGTACGGCATGAATTTCCAGGAGGGCATGCTGGGCATGCCGTTGACAGACAAGCCGTGGGGCTTCGCCGTGATCATCGGAATCTCGCTGGTCGTTTCGGCCATCGTCACCTGGTTCCTGACACGTTCACGCATGTTCAAGTAG
- a CDS encoding transporter substrate-binding domain-containing protein, with amino-acid sequence MLRLSRNISALVCAASVVLGTSACGTSISVVTNGLAQGPTISIGVAADQPGLGFLHGGEYSGFDVSVAQYVANTLGFAQKQIVFKQVLPSTRVSSLEDGTVDMVVDAFAADDVQDGEVELAGPYLTVHAALLVRSDSAGTITGTDDLAGKTVCVAKGGMPADGVRNLAEDVTVSERDTYPQCETALMIGQADAIAADDAIAAGLASNRGGGYLKVVGETFGERSYAIAVKSGQSTLAEQVDAALQSMMDDGSWRQTIDEMKQSIGYVPDMSINPPAITRSAASEG; translated from the coding sequence ATGCTGCGTCTGTCACGAAACATTTCCGCGTTGGTATGTGCCGCTTCGGTCGTATTGGGTACGAGCGCGTGCGGCACTTCCATTTCCGTCGTCACCAATGGTCTTGCCCAAGGGCCGACCATTTCGATTGGCGTGGCCGCGGACCAGCCTGGTTTGGGTTTTCTGCATGGGGGAGAGTATTCGGGTTTCGATGTTTCCGTGGCGCAATACGTGGCGAACACGTTGGGATTCGCGCAAAAACAGATCGTGTTCAAACAGGTGCTGCCGTCAACGCGCGTTTCGTCGCTTGAAGACGGCACTGTGGACATGGTGGTCGATGCTTTCGCCGCTGATGACGTTCAGGATGGTGAGGTTGAGCTTGCAGGACCGTATCTGACCGTGCATGCGGCATTGCTGGTGCGTTCCGACAGTGCAGGAACCATCACAGGAACCGACGATCTTGCCGGAAAAACGGTATGCGTGGCCAAAGGCGGAATGCCCGCCGATGGCGTGCGAAATCTTGCGGAAGATGTGACCGTGAGCGAACGCGACACGTATCCGCAGTGCGAAACGGCATTGATGATCGGACAGGCGGACGCCATTGCAGCCGACGACGCCATAGCGGCGGGCCTCGCATCCAACAGGGGAGGCGGGTACCTTAAGGTCGTAGGCGAAACGTTCGGCGAACGCTCGTATGCGATCGCAGTCAAATCCGGCCAATCCACGCTTGCCGAACAGGTCGACGCCGCATTGCAGTCCATGATGGACGACGGCTCATGGAGGCAGACCATAGATGAGATGAAACAGTCGATTGGCTACGTTCCCGACATGTCGATCAACCCTCCCGCGATAACGCGCTCGGCGGCGTCGGAAGGCTGA